From Triticum urartu cultivar G1812 chromosome 2, Tu2.1, whole genome shotgun sequence, a single genomic window includes:
- the LOC125541664 gene encoding 4-coumarate--CoA ligase-like 9, with product MPSSSSRHSSSKPLISTNSSKAAAFQLTTAHQASHNRQRSMGDAAIAVMEEEGEQEHIFRSRFPPVAVPDGVTVPDFVLAGAEAYADKVALVEAAPGGRSYTYGEVARDVARFARALRSVGIRKGHVVVVALPNLAVYPVVSLGVMAAGAVFSGVNPRSLAAEIRKQVEDSEARLVVANEVAYDKVKDVGVPVIGIGEQGLMAGAISWDELLAAADRTGPPVVPLEPVQQSDLCALPYSSGTTGVSKGVMLSHRNLVSNLCSSMFAVGTELLGQVVTLGLMPFFHIYGITGICCATLRHKGTVVVMDRFDLRTFLGALVAHRVMFAPLVPPVMLAMVKNPIADEFDLSGLALKSVMTAAAPLAPDLLAAFQRKFPGVQVEEAYGLTEHSCITLTHAGDDPEKGHIAKRNSVGFILPNLEVKFVDPDTGRSLAKNTPGELCVRSQCVMQGYYRKKEETERTIDAKGWLHTGDIGYIDDDGDVFIVDRIKELIKYKGFQVAPAELEAILLSHPSVEDAAVFGLPDEEAGEIPVSCVVRRSGAAESEADIMAYVASRVASYKKLRMLHLVDAIPKSVSGKILRRQLRDEFINMIKPAAA from the exons ATGCCCTCGTCTTCCTCTCGCCACTCCTCCTCAAAACCCCTCATCTCTACAAATTCAAGCAAAGCCGCAGCCTTCCAACTCACCACCGCCCACCAAGCCTCTCACAACCGCCAGCGCAGCATGGGTGACGCGGCCATCGCCGTcatggaggaggagggggagcagGAGCACATCTTTCGGAGCAGGTTCCCGCCAGTGGCCGTGCCGGATGGCGTCACCGTGCCGGACTTCGTGCTGGCGGGCGCAGAGGCCTACGCCGACAAGGTCGCCCTTGTGGAGGCCGCTCCCGGCGGCCGGTCCTACACCTACGGCGAGGTGGCCCGTGACGTCGCGCGGTTCGCCAGGGCTCTGCGATCCGTGGGCATCCGGAAGGGCCACGTCGTGGTGGTCGCGCTCCCGAACCTCGCCGTCTACCCCGTGGTGTCTCTCGGTGTGATGGCCGCCGGGGCGGTCTTCTCCGGCGTGAACCCCCGCTCCCTCGCCGCCGAGATCAGGAAACAGGTGGAGGACTCCGAGGCCAGGCTTGTGGTCGCCAACGAGGTCGCTTACGACAAGGTGAAGGACGTGGGCGTGCCGGTCATCGGTATCGGCGAACAGGGGCTCATGGCCGGCGCGATAAGCTGGGACGAGCTCCTCGCCGCGGCGGACCGCACCGGTCCGCCGGTGGTTCCGCTGGAACCGGTGCAGCAGTCCGACCTGTGCGCGCTGCCGTACTCGTCCGGCACAACCGGGGTCTCCAAAGGCGTGATGCTGAGCCACCGCAACCTGGTGTCCAACCTCTGCTCGTCGATGTTCGCCGTCGGGACGGAGCTGCTGGGGCAGGTGGTGACATTGGGGCTCATGCCGTTCTTCCACATCTACGGCATCACCGGCATCTGCTGCGCGACTCTGCGGCACAAGGGCACGGTGGTGGTGATGGACCGGTTCGACCTGCGGACGTTCCTGGGCGCGCTGGTTGCGCACCGGGTGATGTTCGCGCCCTTGGTGCCGCCGGTGATGCTGGCCATGGTCAAGAACCCCATCGCCGACGAGTTCGACCTATCCGGACTGGCCCTCAAGTCCGTGATGACCGCGGCGGCGCCGCTCGCACCGGACCTCCTGGCGGCCTTCCAGAGGAAGTTCCCCGGCGTGCAGGTGGAGGAGGCGTACGGGCTGACCGAGCACAGCTGCATCACGCTGACGCACGCCGGCGACGACCCGGAGAAGGGGCACATCGCCAAGAGGAACTCGGTGGGATTCATCCTGCCCAACCTGGAGGTGAAGTTCGTGGACCCCGACACCGGGCGGTCCCTGGCAAAGAACACGCCGGGGGAGCTGTGCGTCCGGAGCCAGTGCGTGATGCAGGGCTACTACAGGAAGAAAGAGGAGACGGAGCGCACCATCGACGCCAAGGGCTGGCTGCACACCGGGGACATCGGCTACATCGACGACGACGGCGACGTCTTCATCGTCGACCGGATCAAGGAGCTCATCAAGTACAAGGGTTTTCAGGTTGCTCCTGCGGAGCTGGAGGCCATACTCCTGTCCCATCCTTCCGTCGAAGATGCAGCCGTCTTCGG ACTGCCGGACGAGGAAGCTGGTGAGATCCCGGTATCGTGCGTGGTGCGGCGGAGTGGCGCGGCGGAGAGCGAGGCAGACATCATGGCGTACGTGGCGTCGCGCGTGGCCTCGTACAAGAAGCTCCGGATGCTGCACCTCGTGGACGCCATCCCCAAGTCGGTTTCCGGCAAGATCCTGCGGAGGCAACTCAGGGACGAGTTCATCAACATGATCAAACCAGCAGCTGCTTAA